One Ignavibacteriota bacterium DNA segment encodes these proteins:
- a CDS encoding PorT family protein, with the protein MRLLTCVLVLACIPMFHADAQISIACQGGLNFANLSDPGNLAPTAVWSTQLGFVGLVSANFPIGAGFSVSPGFRFVQKGTRSDWFLSPYGTFAINMYHSYIELPVYVKYALIDSRVRLSLLMGPSLGHLVSSRAKGTITSEGNVSFDVTEDYRSYDCSIDAGLECETPISETFSIVGSAAYSLGLVKIYKMGGNERTRDIRVMVGIGYSFI; encoded by the coding sequence ATGCGATTACTCACTTGCGTTCTCGTGCTGGCGTGCATCCCGATGTTTCATGCCGATGCCCAGATATCCATAGCTTGCCAGGGTGGATTGAACTTCGCCAATCTCTCAGATCCCGGAAATCTAGCCCCAACGGCGGTGTGGAGTACACAACTAGGATTCGTGGGGCTTGTGTCGGCGAATTTTCCGATCGGGGCGGGATTCTCGGTGAGCCCTGGCTTCCGGTTCGTGCAGAAGGGAACGAGGTCCGATTGGTTTCTTTCACCCTACGGAACGTTTGCGATCAACATGTATCACAGCTACATCGAATTGCCCGTGTATGTGAAGTACGCGCTGATCGACAGCCGTGTTCGACTGTCGCTGCTGATGGGACCGTCTCTCGGCCACCTGGTCTCCTCGCGCGCGAAGGGGACGATTACATCCGAAGGAAATGTCTCGTTTGACGTAACGGAAGACTACAGATCCTACGATTGCTCCATCGATGCGGGTCTCGAGTGTGAGACTCCGATCAGTGAAACCTTCTCCATCGTGGGTAGTGCGGCCTACTCGCTCGGGCTTGTGAAGATCTACAAAATGGGGGGCAATGAACGAACGAGAGATATTCGGGTGATGGTTGGAATTGGGTATTCTTTCATTTGA
- a CDS encoding T9SS type A sorting domain-containing protein translates to MNNNVTICVAILLMWCAAPGKAQWMPVNLPSCTLLHAYESIGPVLVTASDNGVYRSDDAGHTWKENDLVATDLRFLSLGRLGQMLFGGDRTRGGVYMSRDTGATWEWRSNGLLTAPAYTLPLVRSFAVVGSNIYAGTSDGVFESTDEGESWSNTSLGLTDRNVSCLAQLGRYLLAGTYGGGIFRRAAGSSSWSHLSPGPTDPSVSSLVADSGALYAGTWYGGVFISVDSGNSWQARNEGLQGLSVKALGHAGSVLVVGTDAGFSRSSDAGVTWSSGNSPVSITIVNGFFAYGGSVFAASDGCYVSEDQGTTWAYRNAGLATVSVRSMAVIDTCVFAGTSYPGVVVLQQHSAQVVRFDTSRTTMDARAIAGTATEQYAGLWGAGMRRSLSGGQTWANVSNGLQNQTVNTILLDNGRLMAGCLGAVSASTDHGDHWQSLGTGLAGRFVHTLFKSGSGLFVGTDSGVYAWSEADSTWGLRSTGLPPWEVLSLVNDGPTLYAGTNGRGVYRSSDGGMSWEGTNGPLTEQSTVAVLLNDGHRIIAGTWSGVFVSRDGGSSWDSVNAGLASRQVYSMCVAEDYVYSGTARGVYRIPRTAFGLTSVKHDGGSSLRGYVLDQNYPNPFNPSTTILYGLPSRSHVTLSVCNTLGQQVSNLVQAEQDAGYHEVKFDGADLPSGVYFYRMRVGSFTETRKLLLVR, encoded by the coding sequence ATGAACAACAATGTCACGATCTGTGTGGCGATCCTCCTCATGTGGTGTGCCGCCCCTGGTAAGGCACAATGGATGCCGGTCAACCTGCCGTCATGTACTCTGCTTCACGCATATGAGTCCATAGGTCCCGTTCTGGTCACTGCGTCTGACAATGGTGTGTACCGCAGCGATGACGCCGGGCATACGTGGAAGGAGAATGACCTGGTTGCCACGGATCTCCGCTTTCTCAGCTTGGGGCGGTTGGGGCAGATGCTCTTCGGTGGAGACCGGACCAGGGGTGGTGTGTACATGTCCCGTGATACAGGAGCAACGTGGGAATGGCGCAGCAATGGACTCCTGACGGCCCCAGCGTATACGCTGCCTCTCGTTCGCTCGTTCGCCGTCGTGGGATCGAACATTTACGCGGGAACCTCCGACGGTGTCTTTGAGAGCACCGATGAGGGGGAATCCTGGAGCAACACAAGTCTCGGCCTGACAGACCGCAATGTCTCGTGCCTGGCGCAGCTGGGAAGATATCTGTTGGCGGGAACATATGGGGGAGGGATCTTCCGTCGTGCGGCAGGCAGTTCGTCATGGTCGCATCTGAGCCCGGGGCCGACTGATCCATCCGTCTCATCCCTCGTCGCTGATTCAGGGGCACTGTACGCGGGGACATGGTATGGCGGGGTCTTCATCTCCGTCGACTCCGGCAACTCCTGGCAGGCACGCAATGAGGGATTGCAGGGCCTTTCGGTCAAGGCTTTGGGTCACGCAGGCAGCGTGCTTGTGGTCGGGACCGATGCAGGGTTTTCCAGATCGAGTGACGCCGGGGTCACGTGGAGTTCAGGGAACTCGCCGGTTTCGATAACCATTGTCAACGGGTTTTTTGCATATGGAGGCAGTGTCTTCGCAGCGAGCGATGGATGCTACGTGTCTGAAGATCAGGGGACCACGTGGGCGTACAGGAATGCCGGTCTTGCGACAGTGTCCGTTCGTTCGATGGCCGTGATCGATACATGTGTATTCGCTGGAACATCGTATCCCGGTGTGGTCGTCCTTCAGCAACACAGCGCGCAGGTTGTTCGTTTTGACACAAGTCGCACTACTATGGATGCGCGGGCGATTGCTGGAACCGCCACAGAACAGTATGCCGGGCTCTGGGGTGCTGGCATGCGACGCTCCCTCTCGGGTGGACAGACCTGGGCCAATGTGTCGAATGGGCTCCAGAACCAGACCGTGAACACGATCCTCCTCGATAATGGGAGGCTCATGGCGGGATGTCTGGGTGCCGTATCAGCATCAACGGACCATGGAGACCACTGGCAGTCGCTCGGGACCGGACTTGCGGGTCGGTTCGTGCACACCCTCTTCAAGAGCGGCTCCGGTCTGTTCGTCGGAACCGACAGCGGGGTATATGCTTGGAGTGAAGCGGATAGCACGTGGGGCTTGAGGAGCACCGGATTACCACCTTGGGAGGTCCTTTCGCTGGTCAATGATGGTCCGACACTGTATGCCGGTACGAATGGACGGGGAGTGTACCGCTCGTCCGACGGAGGAATGTCGTGGGAGGGTACCAACGGCCCACTCACAGAGCAGAGCACTGTGGCCGTCTTGCTCAACGATGGACATCGCATCATCGCCGGGACATGGAGCGGGGTCTTTGTGTCACGTGATGGCGGATCGTCCTGGGATTCGGTGAACGCCGGGCTGGCATCCCGTCAGGTGTACTCCATGTGCGTTGCAGAGGACTACGTGTACAGTGGAACCGCACGGGGAGTCTACCGTATTCCCAGAACCGCATTTGGCCTCACCAGCGTGAAACATGATGGCGGGTCCTCCTTGCGTGGGTATGTGCTGGACCAGAACTATCCCAACCCGTTCAACCCGTCGACGACGATTCTCTATGGTCTCCCGAGTCGATCTCATGTAACATTGTCGGTGTGCAACACACTCGGGCAACAAGTGTCGAATCTTGTCCAAGCCGAGCAGGACGCAGGCTACCACGAAGTCAAATTCGATGGGGCCGATCTCCCGAGCGGGGTGTATTTCTATCGCATGCGGGTGGGGTCATTCACCGAGACGCGCAAGTTATTGCTCGTCCGATGA
- a CDS encoding M28 family peptidase has protein sequence MLLSMEMTPGTRKPDEDSGGWNMKTCGIFAILVWLLVCGCPSHLNCQTCEIQSIADSVNLDSLRVHVRCLADDTTFSLGDESYRIAGRYDSTGRKVARLYLKTKLDAYGLVTRLDTFGVATNYSIADVNVLAEQPGTLEPDVKVIIGAHYDALVGGQTIAPGADGNASGVATVLEVARVMSHYSTRHTIVYALWDACERGRLGSTSYATKARARGDSIRAVLNVIMTGWDSVQTSRGEIWVRAFAQSQGLGDSLLALSRDVNTGITMSVFNPVLVGSDHVSFWQQGYNAVSITGKYMEGNRSPYVGTVNDRVAHMNFQSFLGRARFSAAATAYLAGGGQVMAAVPLHAMPTSASLSQNYPNPFNPSSWIRYAIPTTSQVSLAIFNTLGQEVAVLVRGVQDAGYHDVKFDAMNLPSGVYFYRLEAGSYTETKKLILIR, from the coding sequence ATGTTATTGTCGATGGAAATGACGCCGGGAACGCGGAAACCTGACGAGGATTCTGGAGGATGGAATATGAAGACGTGCGGCATATTTGCGATCTTGGTCTGGCTGCTTGTGTGCGGTTGTCCATCGCACCTCAATTGCCAGACATGTGAGATCCAGAGCATCGCGGACAGCGTCAACCTCGACTCTTTGCGGGTCCACGTCCGCTGCCTGGCCGATGATACCACTTTCAGCCTCGGGGACGAAAGCTACCGGATCGCGGGGCGTTACGATTCGACGGGACGGAAAGTGGCGCGGCTGTATCTGAAGACGAAGCTCGACGCCTACGGCCTCGTAACCCGGCTGGATACATTTGGGGTCGCAACCAACTATTCGATCGCGGATGTGAATGTTCTCGCGGAACAGCCTGGAACGCTCGAGCCGGACGTTAAGGTGATCATTGGGGCTCACTATGATGCCCTCGTTGGGGGGCAGACGATTGCTCCGGGGGCCGACGGAAATGCATCGGGCGTTGCTACGGTATTAGAAGTGGCGCGGGTCATGAGTCATTACTCGACCCGCCACACCATCGTCTATGCGCTTTGGGATGCTTGTGAGAGAGGCAGACTCGGGAGCACCAGCTACGCAACGAAGGCTCGGGCGCGAGGAGACAGCATTCGTGCGGTCCTCAATGTTATCATGACTGGTTGGGACAGTGTGCAGACATCGAGGGGCGAGATCTGGGTTCGGGCATTCGCGCAGTCTCAAGGACTCGGCGATTCGCTGCTCGCCCTCTCTCGGGACGTGAATACAGGCATCACGATGAGCGTTTTCAATCCAGTGCTGGTGGGGAGCGATCACGTCTCGTTCTGGCAACAAGGGTACAACGCCGTATCCATTACAGGCAAGTATATGGAAGGCAATCGCAGTCCTTACGTAGGTACTGTGAATGACAGGGTTGCACATATGAATTTTCAATCGTTCCTTGGCCGTGCGCGCTTCTCGGCTGCGGCGACCGCCTATCTTGCTGGCGGGGGGCAGGTCATGGCAGCGGTCCCTTTGCATGCCATGCCCACTTCTGCCTCATTGTCCCAGAATTACCCAAACCCTTTCAATCCATCGTCATGGATCCGGTACGCAATTCCTACGACGTCGCAAGTCTCTTTGGCGATATTCAACACCTTGGGGCAGGAGGTTGCGGTGCTTGTCCGGGGAGTCCAGGACGCCGGGTACCACGATGTGAAGTTCGACGCAATGAACCTTCCGAGTGGGGTGTACTTCTATCGTCTGGAAGCTGGTAGTTACACGGAAACGAAGAAGCTGATCCTAATACGTTGA
- a CDS encoding T9SS type A sorting domain-containing protein, producing the protein MTVFNTLGQKLSVLQHGEQGAGYHEVRFDGASFPSGVYSYRMQAGSCVETKKLLLIRRWGEATKQ; encoded by the coding sequence CTGACGGTATTCAACACCCTTGGGCAGAAGCTATCAGTTCTCCAGCACGGCGAACAGGGAGCAGGTTACCACGAGGTCCGGTTCGACGGCGCGAGCTTCCCGAGCGGGGTGTACTCCTACCGGATGCAGGCTGGGAGTTGCGTGGAAACGAAGAAGCTTTTGCTCATCCGACGGTGGGGGGAGGCCACAAAACAGTAG
- a CDS encoding PQQ-like beta-propeller repeat protein — MYAITSAGGLKWKFDLGGASNSLTTIGSDGTVYATPTLGGIFRAFDESGAIKWSFSTGGNAQFSTPVPSRDGDVVYFSSSDSTGTTHLYALTKSGSLKWKYAPSVRRLTSNSIALSPDGRTIYCPGGGYAGASLYAVDTAGSERWRLDAPAVGNSTITEPAVDNEGNIYFACDQTLYSVDPAGTVRWQIDDLSLVRHDGGPVIGVDGSIYIAGTSIYSIDYSGHVKWSRYILITDCIPAIDNEGTIYLGTSRAGPDSSNFYAFKPDGSLKFSMVLRSASGGIVDITSRPAISSDGAIFVGCDYPQGRRLFKIR, encoded by the coding sequence ATGTACGCCATTACCAGTGCTGGTGGGTTGAAATGGAAGTTCGATTTGGGAGGTGCTTCAAATTCCTTGACCACAATTGGGTCCGACGGAACCGTTTATGCCACCCCCACATTAGGGGGAATTTTCCGGGCATTTGATGAAAGCGGAGCCATCAAATGGTCCTTCTCTACAGGTGGCAATGCTCAATTCAGCACACCCGTTCCTTCGCGGGACGGGGATGTAGTGTATTTTTCATCGAGTGATTCAACGGGCACGACACACTTGTATGCTCTGACAAAGTCCGGCTCACTGAAGTGGAAGTATGCACCATCGGTTCGGCGCCTTACGTCCAATTCAATTGCACTTTCACCCGATGGACGCACGATCTACTGCCCGGGCGGAGGTTATGCAGGTGCAAGTCTCTACGCAGTGGACACAGCGGGAAGCGAACGGTGGCGCCTGGATGCTCCTGCGGTCGGGAATTCGACGATAACTGAACCAGCCGTCGATAACGAAGGGAATATCTATTTTGCTTGTGACCAGACACTCTACTCGGTCGACCCTGCGGGTACCGTGCGCTGGCAGATAGATGACCTCAGTTTAGTCCGGCATGATGGTGGACCGGTGATTGGCGTGGACGGATCCATCTATATCGCCGGGACATCGATTTATTCAATCGACTATTCGGGCCATGTGAAGTGGAGCAGGTATATTCTAATCACCGATTGCATCCCGGCGATCGACAATGAAGGAACCATCTATCTGGGCACTTCTCGAGCGGGTCCGGATTCCTCTAATTTCTACGCGTTCAAACCGGATGGCTCGCTCAAGTTTTCAATGGTCCTACGGAGTGCTTCGGGAGGAATTGTCGATATAACATCTCGGCCGGCAATCAGCTCCGACGGGGCAATTTTCGTTGGCTGTGACTATCCTCAAGGGCGCCGATTATTCAAAATTCGATAG
- the ltrA gene encoding group II intron reverse transcriptase/maturase has protein sequence MRELSSTEWLREFQKKLHAKAKAEPKFRFYSLYDKTYRTDVLEEAYRKAKANGGAGGVDGETFDDVEKKGVAVYLAELQLEMKERRYEPKPVRRVYIPKPNGKERPLGIPTIRDRIVQTAFLMILEPIFEADFADSSYGFRPEKSAHDAVREIYKYLNWGCTEVYDVDLEQYFDTVDHGKLMKLVAWRISDAQILHVIKQWLSCGYVEDDQHRQTTQGTPQGGVISPLLANIYLNPVDQAFKRERLGNISKGSIHLVRYADDMVILAQKNLEKGITLLHHYLARLGLRLNNEKTRRLRLDIGNSVDFLGFRFHNVRSRKNGSRLMLVYPSARSQTKFRATVRKYVHHSIPLRVKDQVQNLNRFLRGWMGYFRLGHGSAVFRKLAHFVSLRVRHTIWRRRGRRGYGFGTLTSEHLYGQLGLFYDYHVAPLSP, from the coding sequence TTGCGCGAGCTATCAAGCACGGAATGGCTTCGGGAGTTTCAGAAGAAGTTGCATGCAAAGGCGAAAGCCGAGCCGAAGTTCCGGTTCTACAGTCTGTACGATAAGACCTATCGTACGGATGTGTTGGAAGAGGCCTATCGCAAAGCCAAAGCCAACGGTGGAGCAGGCGGGGTGGATGGAGAGACCTTTGATGATGTAGAGAAGAAGGGTGTCGCTGTCTATCTGGCCGAACTTCAGCTTGAGATGAAGGAACGGCGCTATGAGCCGAAACCAGTACGACGTGTCTATATCCCGAAACCGAATGGCAAGGAGCGTCCGCTCGGCATACCGACCATCCGGGACCGGATTGTGCAGACGGCTTTTCTGATGATACTGGAACCGATCTTCGAGGCGGATTTTGCCGACTCAAGCTACGGGTTCCGGCCGGAGAAGAGTGCACATGATGCGGTGCGGGAGATATACAAGTACCTGAACTGGGGATGCACCGAAGTGTACGATGTCGATCTGGAGCAGTACTTTGACACGGTCGACCACGGCAAGCTCATGAAGCTCGTTGCATGGCGCATCAGCGACGCGCAGATACTTCATGTGATCAAGCAATGGTTGAGTTGTGGCTACGTCGAAGACGACCAGCACCGGCAGACGACACAAGGCACACCACAGGGCGGGGTCATCAGTCCGCTACTAGCGAACATCTATCTGAATCCGGTCGATCAAGCGTTCAAGAGGGAGAGGCTTGGCAATATCAGTAAAGGGTCCATCCATCTTGTCCGGTATGCTGATGACATGGTGATCCTGGCACAGAAGAATCTGGAGAAGGGCATAACCCTGCTGCACCATTATCTGGCACGGTTGGGGTTGCGTCTGAACAACGAGAAGACACGCCGCCTGCGGTTGGACATTGGCAATAGCGTGGACTTCCTCGGCTTCCGGTTCCACAATGTCAGGAGCAGAAAGAACGGCTCACGGCTGATGCTGGTCTATCCGAGTGCGCGGAGCCAAACCAAGTTCCGCGCCACCGTACGGAAATATGTCCATCACTCCATACCGCTGCGGGTGAAGGATCAGGTGCAAAACCTGAACCGGTTCCTGCGCGGATGGATGGGTTACTTCCGGCTCGGGCATGGCTCGGCAGTGTTCCGCAAGCTGGCGCATTTTGTCAGTCTTCGCGTCCGGCATACCATCTGGCGACGTCGAGGCAGACGTGGGTACGGGTTCGGTACACTGACCTCGGAACATCTCTATGGTCAGCTCGGCCTGTTCTATGACTACCATGTCGCTCCGCTTTCACCATAG
- a CDS encoding T9SS type A sorting domain-containing protein: protein MTVSRNANHSMLALLSMIFGILIASMATAQTQSWELLNGTSNQNVANVVVTRPGNIFGGFNFGRIFRSLDGGESWTKVWDSTMNTFVHAFAVDSSGNIYAATSTLEIVTDENAYYVGRIIRSSDEGTTWQSADTGIERIVMNDLLVDGKNRLYAGTYGGKVFRSTDLGMSWLLIRDDHSEAYVHCLGLDQHGNIWTGDSRGHLMQSRDSGSTWSDIVNIGKSIESLAPGNGDTVYAGAWDDFHVDGGVYGISCESKTWWKIGLQSTSVVSLLQHDTLLLAGTTGAGVFSLARSETTWIPYSNGLSNLNVWALTHGPRGELIAGTWGGLFRSSSSILGTSEPPGARPTTNLLDQNYPNPFNPSTTIAYHLPVRTHLRLAVFNVLGQQVDVLQNGECDAGSHTVRFDAAGLPSGIYFFRLNAGVFTETRKCTLVR from the coding sequence ATGACTGTTTCACGAAATGCCAATCATTCAATGTTGGCGTTGCTGTCGATGATCTTCGGCATCCTGATCGCTTCGATGGCCACCGCGCAAACCCAGTCCTGGGAATTGCTGAATGGAACGAGCAACCAGAATGTTGCGAATGTCGTGGTGACGAGACCGGGCAACATCTTTGGCGGGTTCAACTTCGGAAGGATATTTCGATCGCTGGACGGCGGGGAAAGCTGGACCAAAGTATGGGACAGCACGATGAATACCTTCGTCCACGCTTTTGCGGTGGATTCCTCGGGGAACATATACGCTGCGACCTCCACCCTGGAGATCGTCACGGATGAGAATGCGTACTACGTAGGGAGAATCATCCGGTCCTCCGACGAAGGTACCACGTGGCAGTCGGCGGACACGGGGATCGAGAGAATTGTCATGAATGATCTGCTTGTCGACGGGAAGAATCGCCTCTATGCGGGAACCTACGGGGGAAAGGTCTTTCGTTCCACCGACCTCGGCATGAGTTGGTTGCTGATCCGGGATGATCATTCCGAAGCCTATGTGCATTGCCTTGGTCTTGACCAGCACGGCAACATCTGGACGGGAGATAGCCGTGGGCATCTCATGCAAAGCCGCGATAGCGGGTCGACCTGGAGTGATATCGTGAATATCGGCAAAAGCATAGAATCCCTTGCTCCGGGGAATGGTGATACTGTTTATGCGGGAGCCTGGGACGATTTTCATGTCGACGGTGGGGTGTACGGAATATCGTGCGAGAGCAAGACATGGTGGAAGATCGGCCTACAATCCACATCTGTAGTTTCGCTCCTCCAGCACGATACGCTGCTCCTTGCGGGTACGACCGGGGCTGGGGTGTTCTCTTTGGCTCGTAGTGAGACCACATGGATTCCATACTCGAACGGTCTCTCGAACCTGAATGTCTGGGCACTGACCCACGGACCTCGTGGGGAGCTGATCGCAGGGACCTGGGGCGGTCTGTTCCGGAGCTCTTCTTCAATTCTTGGAACCAGTGAGCCCCCTGGCGCTCGGCCGACAACGAACCTTCTTGATCAGAACTACCCCAACCCCTTCAACCCCTCGACGACGATCGCATATCATCTGCCCGTCCGCACCCACCTGAGGCTGGCGGTCTTCAACGTCCTGGGCCAGCAGGTTGATGTGTTGCAGAATGGAGAGTGCGATGCGGGGTCGCATACGGTTCGCTTCGATGCAGCCGGCCTGCCAAGCGGTATATATTTCTTCCGTTTGAACGCAGGAGTGTTCACAGAGACAAGGAAGTGCACGCTGGTGAGGTAG